Genomic window (Magnolia sinica isolate HGM2019 chromosome 6, MsV1, whole genome shotgun sequence):
GCTAAACAAACGATATTTCGAGTGAGTATAACATgatattgagtggggcaaacattaaatcgagcgagcctTGCATaatattgagttgggcaaacgaTATTTCGAGCGAGCATGGCATAATATTGAGCTAGACAAACATTAAATCAAGCGAGCATAGAATGATATTgtgctaggcaaacattaaattaagtgagccttgcatgaaatttatcgagccaaacattaaattgaccttatttaccatgaaattaagctgggcaaacattaaattgaacgatcctagcatgaaattgaacaGGGTAAATATGAACTTCAGCGAGCCTAGCATAAGATTGAGTGAGCcttaacatggaattgagtgagcttcaaatgaaattgaacgaatTTTACATGGATTTGACCGATCAACGTATAAAATTAACTAAGTTTAACGCATGAAATTGATtaagcctaacgcatgaaattgaccaaactTCGCATGCAATGCAATTGTATGAGCCtagcatttttttaaaagatctgAACCTCTAACTATCGTAGCACCGATCAAATGCAGGTTGAAGAGAagtgctttggagtgagggaatattttgaacctttttaAGGATTATAAATACAACCAATTCATGGAATTTCACGTAACCCTAACCAAGATGAAAAATgacaaatgtagaatgatgatatctagaTGATTCATGAAGGTTCTaattagaaaaatgaaaagaaaaaccttTGTATGCCaagtgtttttgttgcaagggaGTCAAAGGCATTTACTTTGAGATAGAAGCGCCTGTGTTTTTGTTACGGGGAGTGAAAGCAGCGCGGTGAAAAGAGGGGGCTTTTTGTCCTCAATTTTGGTGTCCGTACAAGCAGGTCTAAGTTCGTGTGTTAAGTTTGTTCTGGCTTCTAAAaaccaatggataaaaggtagggtccacGGTCGTGaaattctctttcttcctctccatCGCGAGATTAGATTTGCATCTTTTGCTGGTTCAACACGCGTGACTGAGACCTTCACATACTCACGCAGGCCCATGTGTGAAAATGTGACGTGTGTGTGTGATCTGAACTTTCTATCAGTTGATCTACACTGTTTAGTTCTTCTGTCCTATAAATAGAACCATTCCacctctcaggtggaccacagcatctCAAAACAAATTAATAACTAGAAAAAATTATTACCGTCAATTTACTTTTGTACATCGTGGCCCACCTGGAGAATGAAACTTCTTACTTTTTTGGGCAGAAGATCTAAGAGATCATTTCCAACGTTATGCAAAGCGTAGATTAATCATCACACGTGTTTCATGTTTGCACATGTGCCTGCGTGAATGTGTACGGACCACACGCGTGTCgaattagcaaacctccaagATGTGAAGATGGACAACGACCAAagtgtctgtgggccccacacacctacCTAGTACTATGCCTTTATCGTTTAAAGGaaaaatgatccagtgctctttCAAAGCCCCAAGTGGCGTGGACAATAACATTTCTCGATCTGGACGGTCCATTAGGTCAAGCAAAGAATTTGAGATCTACCAAGCCAAAATCACGCCCATCAGAAAAGGACGGTCGATATCTTTTAAGAAGTAATAGGTACGATCAACAACTATAGCTATCTATTTTGCTTGTatacatcatggattgcttattctTCCAAAATATTAATTTCATCACACAATCCTATCCGTCTCATCCATGGCCATAAAACGGCTGGCTATAAAAGAGAAGGATAACCGATGGATGGATCTGATCGTCCTATCATTCTGATTTGTGCATGCTAGCCCATGAAATCTGCACTAGAAattatgaacggtccagatcaaccGATTTCGCTTGTAGTTGTCGTGATGAGATTAGTAGAAGTATTACTTAAGTGCTCCTAAAAGCACTGAAATCAGTTCTGACAAGCTGAGGTGACTCCGCGATTCCTTCCCGCTACTTTTAAAATCCCGCATTAGTTGACCGTTGGAACTTAGCACCTACATATGATACTCTCGTAGCGTATGAAGCTTCATACACATGCATTCAGAAATTTTACACGTGGCACACCAAAAATCAAATTAAACCTACCAAATTGTCGAACCCAGTGCCCCCTAGTAAcaacccaaaatcagattgattgaattgtCCTAACTTCTTATTCATCTTTGTTGAAATTGGACCActggatatttttaattttaaccgttgaatacatgtccaccaatctgatagccAGATTGGAAAATTAGCGTAATTTCTGTTTCATGATACATTTACATTAGAAATTATAATTTGTACGGTATATCTTTACTTACTTTTATGCAATTTCTGAGTAATTTATAAGCACCTGTGCATCGTCTGTCACAATTGCATTAGTATCAAATCTCatctcttaagaaaaatttaaaaaggtATCTACTTCCTTCCTTTGAAAGAGAAGGATAGCTGAGAAAATCAGAATCATGGCAAGATCAAGTTCAATTCCATTCTAcatcatcttcattctctcaTCTTTCTTACACACCCCTTCTTTAAGTTGTCCAGATGATCATAAGCAAGCCCTTCTCGATTTCAAATCCATTCTCATGTCGAAAATCGGCAGAAATTCCTCGACAAACTCTCCTGATTTTAGCTTACTAGAGTCATGGAATTCTAGTTCTGATTGCTGCCGATGGGAACGTGTCACCTGCAATTCTCGCTCAGTTGCAAGACCTGTAGTGATTCTCGACCTCTACGCTCTCGTTTCCTTCTTAGAACCAGAGCCCGTGCCGTCTTCCGTTCTGATGCCTCTCTTCCGTATAAAGAATCTGATCCGCCTCGACATCTCATCGAATTCTCTTCAAGGTGAGATTCTGGGAAATGGGTTTTCCAATTTGACCCGATTGAGTTATCTCGACATGAGATTCAATAGCTTCAACGGTTCGATTCCTTCTCAGCTCTTCCGCTTGAAGAATCTACAGTACCTTGATTTCACTGGTAATTCACTCAGTGGGAATCTAAGCAGTGATGTGGGGGAGCTTTCAAACTTGAAATTCTTGAACTTGGATGAGAATTTCCTCAATGGAGAGATCCCTTCAGAGATCGGGAACCTCACCCGACTGGAGACGTTATCTCTTCGTCAAAACAAGTTTTCCGGTGGAATTCCGACATCGATATTCAATATGAAGGCGTTACAGGTATTGGACTTGCGCAACAACTCCCTATCATCTGAAATTCCGACAGACATCAGAAAATTCTCCAACATTTCTACTCTGGCACTTAGCCAGAACAACTTCAATGGTCCAATTCCAGCTTCAATCAAACAAATGAGCCGGTTGGAAACACTGCAATTGGATGGTAATTCACTCTCCGGAGAGATACCGGCATGGTTGTTTGAGATGGAGGGATTGAAAGAACTCAATCTTGGAAGAAACAAGCTTGCTTGGAATAACAGTGTGAGAGTAACCCCCAAATGTCTGTTGTCTCGATTGTCATTGAGATCTTGTGGAATTGATGGAAACATACCTGATTGGCTTTCCACCCAAAAGACTCTCGATTTCTTGGATCTAAGCGACAATGGACTAAAAGGGATTTTCCCACAGTGGCTTGCAGAGTTCGATATCGGAAGTATAATACTTTCTGATAACGAGCTTTCGGGTTCTATACCACCACATCTCTTTCAATCTCTAAGTCTATCAATACTCGATCTTTCGAGGAACAATTTCAGTGGAGAATTACCGAAAAACATTGGTAACGCAGCTGCAATTATGATTCTTTTATTGGGAAATAATAATTTCTCCGGCCCAGTTCCGGAATCTTTAGCAAATATCCACCGTTTGCTGATGTTGGACTTGTCGGAAAACAACTTCTCCGGTAACAAGTTCCCGAAATTTGGAATTGATACTTACCTCGCCTATGTTGATCTCTCCTTCAACAAGTTCGACGGTGAGATTCCAATGACTTTCGGTCCACAGATCAGAGTATTAGCATTGGGGGGAAATGGATTCTCTGGAGAATTGCCAGAGGATCTTGCCAGCTTAAGCTTCTTAGAACACCTTCATCTCCACAACAACAAGATCACCGGAAGATTGCCGGAGTTTTTTGGGCGAATCTCGACCCTTCAAACTTTAAATTTAAGAGATAATTTCCTTAATGGTCCTATTCCTGACGTTCTATCCAACCTTAGCAATCTCAGAATCCTCGATATCTCCGGCAATAGCTTCAACCGGAGTATCCCACCGGCGTTTGGGAATCTCACCAAGATGATCAAAACACCAAGGACTTACTCATCAATCTATGATATGTTCACATTCTTGATTAATTTCAATGATCTGATCTTGAATTGGAAAGGTTCGATGCGACCATTGGCATCGAAGACGCTCGATATCTACTCCTTGTTGGACTTTTCAAGAAATCAATTATCTGGTGAGATTCCATCTTCATTGGGTGGTCTTGAAGGTCTAGAGGCTCTCAACCTCTCTTATAACACGCTCTCTGGCGAGATTCCGGCAAGCTTTGGTAATTTAGATAATTTGGAGAGCTTGGACTTATCACACAACAAATTCTCAGGCGAAATACCTCAAACGCTCAGCAAACTCATACAACTATCGAATTTTGATGTCAGCAACAATGAGCTCGTGGGACGGATTCCGACGGGCAGTCAGATGGATAGGATGAATGATCCAGATATGTTTGCTAACAACAGTGGGCTGTGTGGAGTGCAAATCATGGTGTCGTGTATTTCAGCGCCGCCACCGGGTTCTATGCCAGgtgtggaagatgatgaagaggaGCCATGGTTTTCTTGGGCTAGTGCAGGGATCGGATACCCAATTGGACTGCTTTCAGCTGTCGCGACAGTCTACTTCAGTGGATTTCTCAGTTCGACCCCGAAGCCGCGAGGCCGCCATGGCCGTAGGATGCATGATCGACGGCCGACCAATCTCCATGCACGACGAGGAAGGTAAACGGTGTTCACCGGAAGTTTACATTCCTTGCCAGGGAAACCTGGAAAATGTTCTGTTTGtaggaccttttttttttcttcctgttTGTAGGACATGAAGTGGGGTGAATTGAGTTTTGTGACTTGCATCTGCAATCTCTACATGCAGCCAAGCGTTGTATTTGGACGGTCAATAATCTCTTGGGCCGGATTTTCACACAAATAGTGGACCATCTAAAAACTTGGAAGTTTGTTTGGTTTGTTTATTGTTTTGGTTTGGGTTCACTGATTGAAATGATGAATGTTCTGATTAGGCTGATATGGAAGATGAAAGGTTTGATTAGATCAATCTCAAAGATTAATAGTCTAACTAATAGTCTAATTTTAAAGATTAACAGGCTGCGTAGACTAGTCTAGTTTTAAAGATTGGGTGGCTGTGTTTGTGACGCAGGGAAGGGCGTAATGAGGTGATGAGGAAGAGCATATGAATCTTGAATTCATACGGGTATTTTcttgaatccaaaaaaaaaaaaaaaaaaaaaaaaaagaggaaattttattaatcaacaATTGTCCAATGTGTATGCATCTCAATTAATAcattattaataataaaaataaataaactgaaattcataattactaaaaataagaaaattctaactctaataaaagtcctaattctaataaaaatcttCTAAAGGTTAAGTTCtaaggatattttttttttttaattcaaataaacttttaTTAGAAAAATCCTAGCATGATTGCAAGttattttttacaaaaaaaaaaaaatctaaaaatccaaaaataagaaaatactacaaaaatcggaattattaaaaatagtaattttttaaaatttccatcTTTGAGCTAAAAGAAAATGGTTTCTTATAAAATAGACAGACGCGACCCACTTTCGATCACCCTAGATGGTTTGTTACAGTAAAGATTAATAAGTTGCCCGTACCATAATGTTATCCGATCAAAAGTCACGGCCAATTTATAGTTTACCTTTCTTTGGTCCAGCCATATTAGGAATGTATCTGTCCCATATCCTACATCAGTTTAGTTGCATGAAATATACATTCAATTATGGGCCAACCCAACCCTACTTATTTATTAAATGGAAATCTGGCCGAGCCTAACCAACCAACTTAATTTCAGAGCCTAGGCTTGACTCAAACCAGTCCAATTCAATAGTTATCAGGTTAGGCTGGACCAAACCAACCAGATGggactcattttttattttttaatttttaatatttataaatgAGTTATGATGACATCATCACATTCATACGAAAGTTAGCAACATCCTcaaagcttttaaatgacacATGAGATGCCCCATCATCCATCAAAACTTTTGAATGATATGTGAGATGCCCAATCATCAGCTGGAATGGTTCACTCAATAGTGTAACAGGGAGAAAGCCATGGTACAAGAATTACACCGATCACCTAACCTTATGGATGAGGCCAATTTGTTACCACCCCCGTTACAGCCAAAGATCACAtgattagaatcatcaaaccaatgTGTTATTTTGGAATCATAGGCACCATAAGCGAATCTACTGGGTTGATGGTTCAAGATGaaaattggacctattttgtttctccactcaattttttttccttttttaaaaaaataaaaatataggaGTACACCACCTATAACTTCGGTGAATGACTTAGAGATGCATAAACATTCAGGTGGGCTCCATAAAAAAAGTACATACCTCACCTATCGTATAACTCCACAAATTAATACTTATAAATTAAattacagaagaagaagaaaaaaaaaacatacaatgtaaaaaaggaaaaaaaaaaaaaaagcagttaaAACATCATCCAAGCatagccacaccaaagaaaataaacGGCCCCAGCTAGTAGCACCAAAAAAAGCTGAAAAACCAAGTGAACGTAGTCAAAGGACTGTTTCTTCAATCTATTGACCTGATGGCCCATCAGGGATGGACCGTGCCCAAAAAATCACCTCAGTTGGTCATTTCTAACTATTCTATTAATGGCATGAAAATACATCGTCAAGAGGAATGCACGAACAGCCCACATTCAATGAAGGAAAGACCAAAGATTTGATGAAGGCCGTAGAATCAATGGCTTGTATAAACCAACCATGACCCCATAtgtaaaatctagattttgagtgGGAAAGTTTTTTGTCGTTGAAGATGTCATATTTAGAATCTAGTTTAATAAGGTTTATAATGAAGATGAATAGgtgtagaaaaaaaattaaaatgaattaAGGTAATGGATTTGAGCTCACAATTTTCACATATTAAATAAATGATTTTGGATTAAAGTCAAGTATTAAATCTACTCTTGCTTCAGTGGTAGACtcatgggtccttactcatgcctcaatgatagactcaagagtttcaacttgaggtcaagggttcaagtatccatacaTGTGGAATTCTACCATGATGTGGGTGCGTgtgtataaaaaaaagaaaaaaatctaatatattctttcttttccatttcctttGCAGCCTCCAATCGACCCCTGAccatgttgatggcccaccatatgatcaAATGTCGGCATCATTTAActcatgttcaaaacaaaaagaaactcagctacaggaaaaaaaaaaaaaagaaaagaaaagaaaaagagagagagaagaagaagaagaagaaaacaaagtaCATGCACTGCATCAACTATCGTGGTAGAATTGGTAAGTTCTACAGCCTTAAGTGGTCCATGGATACAATCTTAGTATAACTACTCTATTATAGGTTTATGTATACCATCAATATCCTATATGGTTGGGTTGGGTCCGGTCTGCCTTAACCTGAGCCTGCCCGTTTACTTAAGTGGGCTCATTTTACAACACAAGCTTAACCCGCTGTCGAATCCCACATGGCCTGAACCCGATTTGGCCAGACCGGTTGACCCGTGAGTCGACttaacccattgccacccctacatgCTTTACAAGACAACCTTCGATACACACCTCCAATCAACAACATGCTACTCCAAGAGACTACCTTGTGAAAATTGTATATAGAAGAGTGGagagttgtgtgtgtgtgtgtgtgtgtgtgtgtgtgtatatatatatatatatatatatatagagagagagagagagagagagagagagagagagagagagaggaatgctcatcAGTGCACCAGTTATCATGGGAACTCATGAGAATATTTTCAAAACTCATTTCCCATGATACGAGGCTAAAATCTGAACaatccacgtgatgcagcacccatgAAACCTTCAGGCCCgactttcaccttgatccaaaactttggtgggctatgaaaaaaggaaacagtttcctcctttgatttgtctctttcttttgccatggcttaccaaagttttgaataagggtaaaagttgggccccaaAGGTTTCATGGGTGCTACATCAAGTGAACCGTTTAGATTTTGAGTTCGTATCACACAGG
Coding sequences:
- the LOC131249792 gene encoding receptor-like protein 46 — its product is MARSSSIPFYIIFILSSFLHTPSLSCPDDHKQALLDFKSILMSKIGRNSSTNSPDFSLLESWNSSSDCCRWERVTCNSRSVARPVVILDLYALVSFLEPEPVPSSVLMPLFRIKNLIRLDISSNSLQGEILGNGFSNLTRLSYLDMRFNSFNGSIPSQLFRLKNLQYLDFTGNSLSGNLSSDVGELSNLKFLNLDENFLNGEIPSEIGNLTRLETLSLRQNKFSGGIPTSIFNMKALQVLDLRNNSLSSEIPTDIRKFSNISTLALSQNNFNGPIPASIKQMSRLETLQLDGNSLSGEIPAWLFEMEGLKELNLGRNKLAWNNSVRVTPKCLLSRLSLRSCGIDGNIPDWLSTQKTLDFLDLSDNGLKGIFPQWLAEFDIGSIILSDNELSGSIPPHLFQSLSLSILDLSRNNFSGELPKNIGNAAAIMILLLGNNNFSGPVPESLANIHRLLMLDLSENNFSGNKFPKFGIDTYLAYVDLSFNKFDGEIPMTFGPQIRVLALGGNGFSGELPEDLASLSFLEHLHLHNNKITGRLPEFFGRISTLQTLNLRDNFLNGPIPDVLSNLSNLRILDISGNSFNRSIPPAFGNLTKMIKTPRTYSSIYDMFTFLINFNDLILNWKGSMRPLASKTLDIYSLLDFSRNQLSGEIPSSLGGLEGLEALNLSYNTLSGEIPASFGNLDNLESLDLSHNKFSGEIPQTLSKLIQLSNFDVSNNELVGRIPTGSQMDRMNDPDMFANNSGLCGVQIMVSCISAPPPGSMPGVEDDEEEPWFSWASAGIGYPIGLLSAVATVYFSGFLSSTPKPRGRHGRRMHDRRPTNLHARRGR